A window of Cohnella herbarum contains these coding sequences:
- a CDS encoding VOC family protein, producing MAKHTTYIMSENARAQAEFYVQALGGEILSIMTHGQLPGAKEELKDKVVNLALIAGGVHFLMSDSVFEPVVRGNAINLSLEFETESEAREAFDKLAIGGKVKCPLEPAFWGALFGQIEDKYGVMWMITTAGPTA from the coding sequence ATGGCCAAACATACCACTTATATCATGTCGGAGAACGCACGAGCTCAAGCAGAGTTCTACGTTCAAGCACTCGGAGGAGAGATCCTGTCCATAATGACCCACGGGCAGCTTCCCGGCGCAAAGGAAGAGCTTAAGGACAAAGTCGTTAACTTGGCGTTGATAGCCGGGGGAGTTCACTTCTTAATGTCCGATTCCGTATTCGAACCGGTCGTTCGGGGGAACGCCATTAATCTATCTCTCGAGTTCGAAACGGAATCCGAAGCGCGCGAAGCTTTCGATAAGCTGGCTATAGGCGGCAAAGTAAAATGCCCGTTGGAACCGGCATTCTGGGGCGCTTTGTTCGGACAGATCGAAGACAAATACGGAGTAATGTGGATGATCACCACTGCGGGGCCGACTGCCTAA